From Mercenaria mercenaria strain notata chromosome 17, MADL_Memer_1, whole genome shotgun sequence, the proteins below share one genomic window:
- the LOC123536648 gene encoding carbohydrate sulfotransferase 11-like: protein MRREIIHVFLFLLKRLKQLFPLLIFILSFVFIAQDQMTTSVRKFKTRKSAHVIQRHNSLKPFPQVASSNTTAYTLRQTTGTTLADFSNYSINGERNAARTRSVCQKYHSLQQQIQLTTRFNRNNTLLFCPIYKVGTTFWRRVFMIDREKKYSKLVNPYELPFDKEYPAAKFIWKRNVTTTQYKVMFTRDPYNRLFSFFVDKMVAPNPYFWKTVGIKVAVLTRGIRREKLKTVCGHDITFPEFIKYVIHTLETRTNIDPHWIEMERNCYPCEMKYDFVGKMEDFQEDSTQILNKLGLTKMASFLEKNGKNAAVEDAMKDTLSQPFSFRAKYRTCMSFKDAVLRAWQKLQIRGLIGNDTLDVSLINEKITKLSDIILRAKESRQSSTSLQRKTIKNDMFKYFWGGVPFSDLLKLQKLYAKDFELFDYEKGPSILFQSQIDS, encoded by the exons ATGAGAAGGGAGATCATCCATGTCTTTCTCTTTCTACTGAAGAGACTGAAACAGTTGTTCCCCCTGCTGATATTTATACTGTCGTTTGTATTCATCGCACAAG ATCAAATGACGACATCCGTTCGtaaattcaaaacaagaaagtCAGCGCATGTCATACAGAGGCACAACTCGCTCAAACCGTTTCCTCAGGTAGCATCCTCTAACACGACGGCATACACACTTCGACAAACAACAGGAACAACACTGGCAGATTTT AGTAATTACAGCATAAATGGAGAAAGAAATGCAGCTAGAACAAGAAGTGTTTGCCAGAAATATCATTCGTTACAACAGCAGATCCAGCTTACTACACGATTTAACAGAAACAATACCTTACTCTTTTGTCCTATCTATAAGGTCGGAACGACATTTTGGAGACGAGTGTTTATGATAGACAGGGAGAAGAAATACTCAAAACTTGTAAATCCATATGAACTGCCTTTCGACAAAGAGTACCCAGCTGCAAAATTTATATGGAAAAGAAATGTAACTACGACACAATACAAAGTAATGTTCACACGAGATCCTTATAATAGACTGTTTTCATTCTTTGTAGACAAGATGGTGGCCCCAAATCCTTATTTCTGGAAAACCGTTGGGATTAAAGTGGCTGTTCTGACGAGAGGAATTCGGAGGGAAAAACTTAAAACAGTGTGTGGCCATGATATAACATTTCCGGAATTTATTAAATACGTTATTCATACACTTGAAACAAGAACAAATATTGATCCGCATTGGATTGAAATGGAAAGAAACTGTTATCCGTGTGAAATGAAGTATGATTTCGTTGGTAAAATGGAAGATTTTCAAGAAGATTCTACGCAAATTCTCAATAAACTTGGATTAACAAAGATGGCGTCATTTCTTGAGAAAAACGGAAAGAACGCTGCTGTTGAAGATGCAATGAAAGATACGCTGAGTCAGCCATTTTCATTTCGTGCTAAATATAGAACTTGCATGTCTTTCAAAGACGCTGTACTGCGTGCCTGGCAGAAATTACAAATTAGAGGTCTAATTGGAAATGATACATTGGATGTTTCATTAATTAACGAAAAGATAACAAAACTTAGCGATATTATTTTGCGTGCAAAGGAATCTAGACAGTCATCCACGTCTCTTCAacgtaaaacaataaaaaatgatatgttcaaatacttttggggcggTGTGCCTTTTAGTGACTTGTTGAAACTGCAAAAGCTTTACGCGAAAGACTTTGAACTTTTTGATTATGAAAAAGGTCCCTCTATATTATTTCAGTCGCAAATAGATTCTTAA